A genomic window from Tolypothrix sp. PCC 7910 includes:
- a CDS encoding glycosyltransferase family 2 protein: protein MCKISVIIPVYRVEKFIAATVESVLSQTYTNFELLIIDDDSPDKSIEICQQFADYRIKIIHQQNRGLAGARNTGIRHAQGEYLAFLDADDIWLPEKLEKHIAHLRTSPDVGVSFSRSAFINEAGKPSGTYQMPKLKKITIPDVLCCNPLGNGSSALFRKKVFADIKFQGNINGTVEDFYFDEQFRQSEDIECWIRILIQTNWKIEGIPESLTLYRINSDGLSANLFQQLDAWEKVIDKIRSYAPSVLNNCEELGRAYYLRYLARTALRLQSGSIAVKFINRALATHWRILIQEPRRTTFTLVAAYLLFLLPQSIYKQIEVVALKTTGIIQRRRILKDQLS, encoded by the coding sequence ATGTGCAAAATTTCTGTCATTATTCCGGTCTATAGAGTTGAAAAATTTATAGCTGCTACTGTAGAATCTGTACTCAGCCAAACTTATACAAATTTTGAGCTTCTGATTATCGATGATGATTCTCCCGATAAGAGTATAGAGATTTGTCAGCAATTTGCAGACTACAGAATTAAAATAATTCATCAGCAAAATCGCGGATTAGCTGGAGCTAGAAACACTGGGATACGCCATGCCCAAGGAGAATATTTAGCGTTTTTAGATGCAGATGATATTTGGTTACCCGAGAAATTAGAAAAACATATTGCTCACCTTAGAACTTCACCAGATGTAGGTGTGAGTTTTAGCCGTTCCGCCTTTATTAATGAAGCGGGTAAGCCATCAGGTACGTATCAAATGCCTAAACTGAAAAAAATTACCATACCTGATGTACTTTGCTGCAATCCACTTGGCAATGGCTCATCTGCATTATTTCGTAAGAAAGTTTTTGCAGATATTAAATTTCAAGGCAATATTAACGGTACTGTAGAAGATTTTTATTTTGACGAACAGTTTCGTCAATCAGAGGATATTGAATGCTGGATCCGGATTTTAATCCAAACTAATTGGAAAATTGAAGGTATTCCGGAATCATTAACATTGTATCGCATAAATTCAGATGGGCTTTCGGCAAATCTTTTCCAGCAGTTAGATGCTTGGGAAAAAGTAATTGATAAAATCCGCTCTTATGCACCCTCGGTATTAAATAATTGCGAAGAACTTGGTAGAGCCTATTATCTCAGGTATTTAGCTCGCACAGCGTTACGTCTACAATCAGGCTCAATCGCCGTGAAATTTATAAATAGAGCTTTAGCTACTCACTGGCGAATTCTTATACAAGAACCACGACGAACAACTTTCACCTTGGTTGCAGCATATTTGCTTTTTCTTTTACCCCAATCTATTTATAAACAAATAGAAGTTGTTGCTTTAAAAACTACAGGCATTATCCAAAGACGAAGAATTTTAAAAGATCAGCTTTCTTAA